The Styela clava chromosome 2, kaStyClav1.hap1.2, whole genome shotgun sequence genome contains a region encoding:
- the LOC120336122 gene encoding cystathionine gamma-lyase-like, which translates to MTNQLNNGLSNLWLEPFKGFSTAATHAGQEPEQWNSRMVVPAVTPSTTFKQFSPGEHTGYEYSRSGNPTRTCLEKCVAALEGGKHALAFSSGLAATQIVINLLKSGDHVITTDDVYGGTNRYFQKIASKFGLEFSFVDFTNIENVKNAMKPNTKIVWCETPTNPTMKVTDIRKVAEITKQQNDCLLVVDNTFMSSYFQRPLSLGADISMHSATKYMNGHSDVVMGLLIVNDDALRDRLYFLQYATGPTPSAFDCYLVNRGLKTLALRMEKHQENAIAIAKYLEKHPLVEKVKYPGLPSHPQHEIMKKQATGCSGMVSFWMKTDLEQSKNFFKNLKIFILAESLGGYESLAEHPAIMTHASVPPEQRKLLGIGDNFVRLSVGIEDVEDLQADLDQALKAAVAGYK; encoded by the exons ATGACTAATCAGCTAAACAATGGTTTATCTAATTTATGGTTAGAGCCTTTTAAAGG TTTCTCAACTGCTGCAACTCATGCTGGACAAGAGCCAGAACAATGGAATTCAAGAATGGTCGTTCCTGCAGTTACTCCATCAACCACCTTTAAACAGTTTAGTCCCGGCGAACATACT gGTTATGAATACAGTAGAAGTGGTAATCCAACAAGAACATGTCTGGAGAAATGTGTTGCTGCATTGGAAGGAGGAAAGCATG CTCTGGCATTTTCCAGCGGACTTGCTGCAACTCAAATAGTAATAAACTTATTGAAATCTGGGGATCATGTAATCACAACTGATGATGTTTATGGAGGAACAAACAG GTATTTTCAGAAAATTGCTTCAAAGTTTGGACTGGAGTTTTCATTTGTGGATTTCACTAATATAGAAAATGTTAAGAATGCAATGAAGCCTAACACTAAG ATTGTCTGGTGTGAAACGCCAACAAATCCAACAATGAAGGTCACTGATATAAGAAAAGTTGCGGAAATCACTAAGCAACAAAATGATTGCCTCCTTGTTGTGGACAACACATTCATGTCGTCTTATTTCCAA AGGCCGCTTTCACTCGGGGCGGATATTAGTATGCATTCTGCTACTAAATATATGAATGGCCATAGTGATGTTGTAATGGGTCTTCTCATCGTGAACGACGATGCTCTGAGAGATAGActttattttcttcaatatg CAACTGGTCCAACACCATCCGCTTTTGATTGTTATTTGGTAAATAGAGGACTTAAAACTTTGGCACTTCGTATGGAGAAACATCAAGAAAATGCAATCGCAATTGCGAAATATCTTGAAAAGCATCCTCTTGTTGAAAAAGTTAAATATCCAGGACTACCATCACATCCTCAACACGAAATCATGAAAAAACAG GCGACCGGGTGCTCTGGTATGGTATCCTTTTGGATGAAAACCGATTTGGAACAATcgaaaaatttcttcaaaaacttgaaaatttttatacTCGCTGAAAGCCTCGGGGGATACGAGAGTTTAGCAGAACACCC AGCAATAATGACTCACGCATCTGTCCCACCAGAACAACGTAAACTTCTAGGCATCGGAGACAATTTCGTTCGTTTATCCGTCGGTATTGAAGATGTCGAAGATCTCCAAGCTGATTTGGATCAAGCATTGAAAGCAGCg GTTGCCGGTTATAAATAA